CTGGGGGCAGTCTTAAGGGCAACCGGACTGCTGGGGGTCGAGGATATGCGCGGACCCATGCTAGAGCGCTTCGGTCCCAAGCTGGGGGAGAAGAACATGAGGGCCCTGGAGCGGTCCTATAACGAGCTGGTATTGAAGGAGTAAGGGCTGTGGCTAAACCGATGGAAGAGATCAGGTGGCAGGACCTGGAAATAGGGGCGACGGTCAGCGACCCCGGGAGCTCCAGGGAATACAAGACAGGGAGCTGGCGTTCGCTCCGGCCGGTGGTGGACAAGGAACAGTGCATCCGCTGCGGCGTCTGCTGGCTTTTCTGCCCGGACGCGGCCATAGAGAGGTCCGTGGAGGGCCATTTCCAGGCCGACCTGGAGTACTGCAAGGGCTGTGGTATCTGCGCCAGGGAATGCCCAGTGGGATGCATAAGCATGGAGATCGAGGAAGGCTGACATGCCCAAGGAACGCAGGGGAATCGAGGTATCGCTGGCGGTAGCGGAGGCGGTAGGGCAAGCGGATTGCGACGTCATAGCGGCCTACCCCATCACCCCGCAGACCCATATCGTGGAACACCTCGCCGAGATGGTGGCCGACGGTCACCTGGACGCGGAATTCGTGCCCGTGGAGAGCGAGCACTCGGCCATGAGCGTGTGCTGCGGCGCGGCCGCCGTGGGAGCCCGTACCTTCACCTCCACGTCCTCACAGGGGCTGGCCCTGATGGCCGAGATATTCTTCATCGCCTCGGCCATGCGCCTCCCCGTGGTCATGGCCCTGGCCAATCGCTCTCTCTCCGCGCCGCTGTCCATCTGGAACGACCACACCGACACCATGATGGTGCGTGACGGCGGCTGGATACACGTGTTCGTGGAGAACGGGCAGGAAGCGTACGACCATGTCTTCTGGGCCTTCCGCGTGGCCGAGGACCCCGCGGTGCGCCTGCCGGTGGCCATAAACATCGATGGCTTCATTCTGACCCACATGATCGAGCCCATCGAATTCGAGGACGACGAGCTGATCAAACGCTACATTCCTGAGTACAAGTTGGAGAACGCCCTGCACCCGGAAAAACCGGTTTCCATGGGGTGTTTCGGCATGCCGGAGATATACACGGAGACGCAGATGGCCCGCGAAAAGGCCCTGGTGGGTTCCTATGTCACCTGCCTCAAGGCGTGGGAGGAGTGGGCCGCCCTCACCGGGAGGCGATACCATCCCGTGGAGACCTACCGGGCAGAGGACGCCGAATACTGCATAGTGACCATGGGCTCTCTCGGGGAGACAGCCATGGTGGCCGTGGACGAGCTGAGGGAGCAAGGGGAGAAAGTGGGAGCGATTAAGATCCGGCTGTGGCGCCCCTTCCCCTTCGAGGACCTCTACCGGGCGGCAGAGGGAAAGGCGGCCCTGATCGTGCTGGACCGGGCCATAAGCTTCGGCGGCCCCGGCGGCCCGGTGGCCCTGGAGGTGAGAAGTGCCATGTACCGCAGGCCGCAGGCTCCGGCGGTCGTGAATTACGTGGCTGGACTGGCGAGCAGGGACGTGAGGGTGGAGGACTTCAAGGCCATCATCCTGGGAGGAAAGGCCAAGGCCGCCGCGGGCGACACGGCCGGGTTCACGCTGTACGGCGTGCGCGAGTGAGGAGTTGGACATGGACAAGTTCTCGGTTTATTCGGCGAGACTGGTCGAAAAGGGCGAATATTTCGCCCCCGGCCACCGCGCCTGCCAGGGCTGCGCCGAGGCGCTGGCCGTCCGCCTGGTCATGAAGGCCCTGGGACGCGACACCATAGTGGCCATGGCCACGGGTTGCATGGAGATCGTCTCCTCGCCCCTTCCCACCACGGCCTGGGAGGTGCCCTGGATCCACGTGGCCTTCGAGAACGCCTCGGCGGTGATCACCGGCTGCGAGTCGGGCATGAAGGCCATGATGCGCAAGGGAAAGCTACTCCCGAAGAAGATCAACTTCGTGGCCATGGGAGGCGACGGGGCCACCGCCGATATAGGCATGGGCCAGCTCTCCGGGGCCCTGGAGCGCGGGCACGACTTCATCTACGTGTGCTACGACAACGAGGCTTACATGAACACCGGCATCCAGCGCTCCAGCGCCACTCCCTGGGGCGCCAGCACCACCACCAGCCCGGCCGGCAAGCTGTCCAAGGGCCAGCGCACCCAGAAGAAGGACCTGCCCAAGATCGCCATCGCCCACAACATCCCCTACGTGGCCACGGCATGCCCCAGCTTCCCCTTCGATCTCATGGAGAAGGTGAAGAAGGCGGCCGCCATCGAGGGTCCGGCGTACCTGCACATCCTGTCCGTGTGCCCTACGGGATGGCGCATCCCGTCGGAGGAGGCCATCAGGTACGGGCGCCTGGCCGTGAACACCTGCGTTTTTCCACTCTACGAATACGAGTACGGAAAGTACCGCCTCACCTACCGGCCGGACCCTGTCCTGCCCGTGCGGGAATACATCGAGGGGCAGGGCCGCTTCCGGCACCTGACGCCCGAGGACATCGAGGCCATCCAGGAACGCACCACAGCGGAGTACGAGAAACTGGTGAAGCTCAGCGAAGAGGGTTGATGAGATGACGGAGATGACCCAGGACGTGAGCCGGTTCGACCGTATCATAGAGCGTTACGAGAGGTCGGAGGAATCGCTGCTGGCCATCCTGCAGGACTTCCAGCGCGAGTTCCACTACGTCCCCGAGGAGGGCATACGCCGCCTGAGCGAGGTCATGGGGGTCCCGGCGAGCAAGATCTACGCCATGGGCACCTTCTACAAGGCCCTCTCCCTCACCCCTCGCGGCCGGCACACCATCAAGGTCTGCACGGGGACGGCGTGTCACCTCAAGGGCGCGCCCCTGATCCTGGATACGCTGGAGCGGGAGCTGAAGGTGAAGCGCAACGGGACCACCGAGGACGGGGAGTTCACCCTGGAATGCGTCAACTGCGTGGGGGCCTGCGCCATGGCGCCGGTGGTCCTGGTCGACGAGGTGTATCACGGGCAGACCCGCCCCTCCAAGGTCGTGGATATGGTCAAGAAACAGGTTGGGAGCTAGGGATATGGGAGCCATCAACTCCATAGAGGAACTGGAGGCCTACCGCCGGGAGCTCGCGGCAGCGGCCAAACCCGACCTGCCCACGGTGTTGGTATGCTTCGGTACCGGCTGCCAGGCTCACGGCTCCAGGCGGGTGGCGGAGGCTTTCATGGAGGCCATCAAGGAGCAGGGGCTCCAGGTGGACGTGAACATCGGCTTCAAGACCACCGGGTGCCACGGGTACTGCGAGAACGGTCCGCTAGTAGTGCTCCGGCCCCAGGACATCCTCTACCTTAAGGTGAGACCAGAGGACGTGCCGGAGATCGTGGAGGAATCCATCAAGGGCGGCCGCATCGTGGAGCGGCTGGTCTATCGGGACAAGGTCACCGACGAGGTCGTCCCGCACTACAGCGAGATCCCCTTCTACAAGCACCAGCACCGTATCGCCCTGAGGCATATCGGAACCATAGACCCCACCAGCATCGATGATTACATACTGGTGGGCGGCTACGCCGGGCTGGCCAAGGCGCTCACCATGAAGCCCGAGGACATCATCTCCGAGGTGGAGCGCTCGGGTCTGCGCGGGCGCGGTGGTGCCGGTTTCCCCACCGGGACCAAGTGGCGTTCCTGTGCGGCGGTGGAGAGCGACGTCCGCTACGTGATGTGCAACGGCGATGAGGGAGACCCGGGCGCCTTCATGGACCGCTCCATCATGGAGGGCGACCCGCACGCGGTGATCGAGGGCATGATCATAGGCGCCTACGCCGTGGGCTCGCACCAGGGATATATCTACGTGCGTGACGAGTACCCCCTGGCAGTGCGGAACCTCACCCTGGCCCTCGAGGCGGCGCGCGAGAAGGGCCTGCTGGGCGAGAACATCCTGGGGACCGGATTTTCCTTCGACATCAAGATCAGCCGCGGCGGTGGTGCCTTCGTGTGCGGCGAGTCCTCGGCCCTCATGCGTTCGGTCGAGGGCAACGTGGGTGAGCCGCGCGCCAAGTACATCCGTTCGGTAGAGAGGGGCCTCTACAATAAGCCGACCGTCCTCAACAACGTCGAGACCTGGGCCAACGTGCCCGAGATCATCCTCAAGGGCGCGGAATGGTACGCGAGCATGGGCACCGAGGGTTCCAAGGGCACCAAGGTCTTCTCCCTGGTGGGCAAGGTCAACAATACCGGCCTGGTGGAGGTGCCCATGGGCATCTCCATACGCGAGCTGGTGGAGAACATCGGCGGGGGCGTCCTGGGGGGCAAGAAGTTCAAGGCGGT
The genomic region above belongs to Actinomycetota bacterium and contains:
- the porD gene encoding pyruvate synthase subunit PorD, yielding MEEIRWQDLEIGATVSDPGSSREYKTGSWRSLRPVVDKEQCIRCGVCWLFCPDAAIERSVEGHFQADLEYCKGCGICARECPVGCISMEIEEG
- a CDS encoding NADH-quinone oxidoreductase subunit NuoF, with amino-acid sequence MGAINSIEELEAYRRELAAAAKPDLPTVLVCFGTGCQAHGSRRVAEAFMEAIKEQGLQVDVNIGFKTTGCHGYCENGPLVVLRPQDILYLKVRPEDVPEIVEESIKGGRIVERLVYRDKVTDEVVPHYSEIPFYKHQHRIALRHIGTIDPTSIDDYILVGGYAGLAKALTMKPEDIISEVERSGLRGRGGAGFPTGTKWRSCAAVESDVRYVMCNGDEGDPGAFMDRSIMEGDPHAVIEGMIIGAYAVGSHQGYIYVRDEYPLAVRNLTLALEAAREKGLLGENILGTGFSFDIKISRGGGAFVCGESSALMRSVEGNVGEPRAKYIRSVERGLYNKPTVLNNVETWANVPEIILKGAEWYASMGTEGSKGTKVFSLVGKVNNTGLVEVPMGISIRELVENIGGGVLGGKKFKAVQTGGPSGGCIPERLADLPIDFDSLTKAGSMMGSGGIIVMDEDTCMVDVAKYFTGFLVEESCGKCTPCRDGLPRMLDLLTEITEGRGREEHVAMLEELCDLLTWGALCGLGTSAANPVLSTIKYFREEYEAHIRDKKCPAGVCKALITYSIDPEACTGCRLCAKNCPQNCITGKRKEAHVIDTSKCIKCGVCKDVCKFDAVRIS
- a CDS encoding NAD(P)H-dependent oxidoreductase subunit E — protein: MTEMTQDVSRFDRIIERYERSEESLLAILQDFQREFHYVPEEGIRRLSEVMGVPASKIYAMGTFYKALSLTPRGRHTIKVCTGTACHLKGAPLILDTLERELKVKRNGTTEDGEFTLECVNCVGACAMAPVVLVDEVYHGQTRPSKVVDMVKKQVGS
- a CDS encoding transketolase C-terminal domain-containing protein is translated as MPKERRGIEVSLAVAEAVGQADCDVIAAYPITPQTHIVEHLAEMVADGHLDAEFVPVESEHSAMSVCCGAAAVGARTFTSTSSQGLALMAEIFFIASAMRLPVVMALANRSLSAPLSIWNDHTDTMMVRDGGWIHVFVENGQEAYDHVFWAFRVAEDPAVRLPVAINIDGFILTHMIEPIEFEDDELIKRYIPEYKLENALHPEKPVSMGCFGMPEIYTETQMAREKALVGSYVTCLKAWEEWAALTGRRYHPVETYRAEDAEYCIVTMGSLGETAMVAVDELREQGEKVGAIKIRLWRPFPFEDLYRAAEGKAALIVLDRAISFGGPGGPVALEVRSAMYRRPQAPAVVNYVAGLASRDVRVEDFKAIILGGKAKAAAGDTAGFTLYGVRE
- the porB gene encoding pyruvate synthase subunit PorB; translated protein: MDKFSVYSARLVEKGEYFAPGHRACQGCAEALAVRLVMKALGRDTIVAMATGCMEIVSSPLPTTAWEVPWIHVAFENASAVITGCESGMKAMMRKGKLLPKKINFVAMGGDGATADIGMGQLSGALERGHDFIYVCYDNEAYMNTGIQRSSATPWGASTTTSPAGKLSKGQRTQKKDLPKIAIAHNIPYVATACPSFPFDLMEKVKKAAAIEGPAYLHILSVCPTGWRIPSEEAIRYGRLAVNTCVFPLYEYEYGKYRLTYRPDPVLPVREYIEGQGRFRHLTPEDIEAIQERTTAEYEKLVKLSEEG